Proteins encoded in a region of the Panicum hallii strain FIL2 chromosome 3, PHallii_v3.1, whole genome shotgun sequence genome:
- the LOC112885282 gene encoding protein FAR-RED IMPAIRED RESPONSE 1-like yields the protein MAARRVTGPSGCSPEDVAVPGDVIIQGHGPFEPTVLGEDGAPMQIDLPVHDLVEAPHHADSYEGLNTPKKDPISSTSSSWFVPYCKDERLKPAVGMLFDTLDEVEEFYKTYAHESGFSNYYRGLREKIKNADAEIFVAQMERKKEANSAFFYDFVVDEHGKLLYIFWADATSRKNYSHFGDLVSVDATYSTNEYNMKFVPFTGVNHHMQSVCFGAAFIVNEKIESYEWLFRTFLLVMGGKAPRLIITDEDASMKSAIRTVLPNTIHRFCMWHILDKFPEKVGPPTNQDKQFWAALKTCVWDSETREEFETRWNAIIPAYGLESNGWTPKNYFKV from the exons ATGGCCGCGCGAAGGGTGACCGGCCCTAGTGGTTGCAGTCCGGAAGACGTAGCAGTTCCAGGTGATGTCATCATTCAAGGCCATGGTCCCTTTGAACCCACGGTGCTTGGTGAAGATGGTGCACCCATGCAGATCGACCTTCCTGTCCATGACCTTGTTGAAGCTCCGCATCATGCTGATTCTTATGAGGGATTGAATACACCTAAAAAGGATCCAATCAGCTCAACATCA TCATCATGGTTTGTACCTTATTGCAAGGATGAGAGACTGAAACCAGCTGTTGGAATGTTATTTGATACTCTTGATGAAGTGGAAGAATTCTACAAGACATATGCACATGAAAGTGGGTTTTCG AATTACTACCGGGGACTTAGGGAGAAAATAAAGAATGCGGATGCTGAAATATTTGTGGCACAAATGGAGAGGAAGAAAGAGGCAAATTCTGCCTTCTTCTATGATTTTGTTGTGGATGAGCATGGAAAGTTACTCTACATATTCTGGGCTGATGCTACAAGTAGAAAGAATTATAGTCATTTTGGTGATTTAGTGTCAGTCGATGCAACATATAGCACAAACGAATACAATATGAAATTTGTACCTTTTACCGGCGTGAACCATCATATGCAAAGTGTTTGCTTTGGAGCTGCTTTCATAGTAAATGAGAAGATTGAGTCATATGAGTGGTTGTTTCGTACATTCCTATTGGTAATGGGAGGAAAAGCACCAAGGCTTATCATAACAGATGAAGATGCTAGCATGAAATCAGCTATTAGAACTGTTCTTCCAAACACAATTCATAGGTTCTGCATGTGGCACATTTTGGACAAATTTCCTGAGAAGGTTGGTCCTCCTACAAATCAAGACAAGCAGTTTTGGGCTGCTTTGAAAACTTGTGTATGGGATTCAGAAACTAGAGAAGAGTTTGAGACGCGGTGGAATGCTATCATACCTGCTTATGGTCTTGAGAGCAATGGATG GACTCCTAAGAACTACTTCAAGGTCTGA